In a genomic window of Candidatus Zixiibacteriota bacterium:
- a CDS encoding peptide deformylase: protein MAVREILILGDPRLYEKCKPVRREELAGLHSTFEDLGNTLLDFRKYNGFGRAIAAPQIDVLKRLVYWHVDRPQVIINPVLSDLSQETFELWDDCLSLPELVVRVNRHRSCTVRFLDENWNEQVWQLSDDLSQLMQHEYDHLEGILATRRAVDSYSLAFRSTLVRQDI from the coding sequence ATGGCGGTGCGCGAGATACTCATCCTCGGCGATCCCAGGTTATACGAAAAATGTAAGCCGGTCCGGCGCGAAGAGCTGGCCGGGCTTCATTCAACTTTCGAGGACCTCGGCAATACCCTGCTCGATTTCCGCAAGTACAACGGTTTCGGCAGGGCTATAGCCGCCCCGCAGATCGATGTCCTGAAGAGACTGGTGTACTGGCATGTTGATAGACCTCAAGTGATCATCAACCCGGTTCTCAGCGATCTCAGTCAGGAGACATTCGAGCTGTGGGACGACTGCCTGAGTCTCCCCGAACTCGTGGTCCGTGTCAACCGCCACCGCTCTTGCACTGTGCGGTTCCTCGATGAGAACTGGAACGAGCAGGTCTGGCAGCTTAGCGACGACCTGTCGCAACTCATGCAACACGAGTATGACCATCTCGAAGGGATTCTCGCTACCCGGCGGGCAGTTGATTCCTATTCGCTGGCGTTCCGCTCGACTTTGGTCCGGCAGGACATATAG
- a CDS encoding YiiX family permuted papain-like enzyme gives MTRPIAVVGLAFILALISCSYFSGYAPKPGDIVFQDLNSPQAQAVKLATGSQYTHCGIIFEQDNNFVVYEAVGPTRVIPLQDWIRQGVKGHFVARRIDTLLAHLTDESLARMRQVGESHLGKPYDPVFNWSDSQMYCSELVWKIYRDGLGLELAPLRKLGGYQIEHPAVRQKLRERYGDSIPLQEPVIAPADLMASERLKQVYSN, from the coding sequence ATGACTCGACCCATTGCAGTCGTAGGTTTAGCATTTATACTTGCCCTTATAAGTTGTTCGTACTTTTCCGGCTATGCCCCGAAACCGGGGGACATCGTTTTCCAGGACCTCAACTCTCCCCAGGCCCAGGCAGTCAAGCTCGCGACCGGCTCGCAGTACACCCACTGCGGTATTATCTTCGAGCAAGACAACAACTTCGTGGTCTACGAGGCTGTTGGCCCTACTCGGGTTATTCCATTGCAGGACTGGATTCGGCAGGGCGTGAAAGGGCACTTTGTGGCGCGCCGAATAGACACCCTGCTCGCACACCTCACGGATGAGTCTCTGGCGCGCATGCGCCAAGTCGGCGAAAGCCACCTGGGCAAACCGTACGACCCCGTGTTCAACTGGAGTGACTCACAGATGTACTGCTCCGAACTGGTTTGGAAGATCTACCGCGACGGTCTCGGCCTGGAACTGGCCCCGCTCCGTAAGCTGGGCGGCTACCAGATCGAACACCCAGCGGTACGGCAGAAGTTGCGTGAGCGGTACGGCGATTCTATTCCGCTCCAGGAACCGGTAATTGCCCCCGCCGATTTGATGGCATCAGAACGTCTCAAGCAGGTCTACTCCAACTAA